A stretch of Leisingera sp. S132 DNA encodes these proteins:
- a CDS encoding MarR family winged helix-turn-helix transcriptional regulator: protein MTAAHEIASLLDRLSRLHGTGRRAAGLNPAQASALDYLARANRFSRTPSAVADYLSATRGTVSQTLKSLAAKGLAEEGPGGSDRRSRRYDLTPQGRAVADALDATPPVDLPDRQLEDIRDALRLLVKGMIAARGGRSFGLCRSCRHHRTSAQGAHCALLDVPLQGEETTQICQEHEPGGAENTLADGCDAGGG, encoded by the coding sequence ATGACAGCGGCACATGAAATCGCCAGCCTCCTCGATCGGCTCTCGCGCCTGCATGGCACCGGGCGCCGGGCCGCCGGGCTCAACCCCGCGCAGGCGTCGGCGCTGGACTACCTCGCGCGCGCCAACCGGTTTTCCCGGACGCCGTCTGCCGTGGCCGACTACCTGTCGGCGACCCGCGGCACGGTTTCCCAGACTCTGAAATCGCTGGCTGCCAAGGGGCTTGCCGAGGAAGGGCCGGGCGGCAGCGACCGGCGGTCGCGGCGCTATGACCTGACACCGCAAGGCCGGGCTGTGGCCGATGCGCTGGACGCTACGCCACCCGTGGACCTGCCGGACCGCCAGTTGGAGGATATCCGGGATGCGCTGAGGCTGCTGGTCAAGGGCATGATAGCGGCCCGCGGCGGGCGCAGCTTTGGCCTGTGCCGCAGCTGCCGCCATCACCGGACGTCTGCTCAGGGCGCCCATTGCGCGCTGCTGGATGTGCCGCTGCAAGGCGAGGAAACAACGCAGATCTGCCAGGAGCATGAGCCGGGCGGCGCGGAAAACACGCTGGCCGATGGCTGCGATGCGGGGGGAGGATGA
- a CDS encoding pyridoxine 5'-phosphate synthase produces MTDNQLRLGVNIDHVATVRNARGGAYPDPVRAAKLAEEAGADGITAHLREDRRHITDTDIDALMEALTVPLNFEMAATDEMQKIALRHKPHAVCIVPEKREERTTEGGLEVAREENRLAHFIAPLRDAGCRVSIFIAADRKQIDAAHRIGAEVIELHTGAYCDYHAEGRFADRDRELEALRDMSAYAHSLGLEVHAGHGLTYETVQPVAAFPEVHELNIGHFLIGESIFRGLTPAVQEMRRLMNAARS; encoded by the coding sequence ATGACAGATAATCAGCTGCGCCTGGGCGTGAACATTGACCATGTGGCCACTGTGCGCAACGCCCGCGGAGGCGCCTATCCGGACCCGGTCCGGGCTGCAAAACTGGCCGAAGAGGCGGGCGCGGATGGGATCACTGCGCACCTGCGCGAGGACCGCCGCCATATCACGGACACGGACATCGATGCGCTGATGGAGGCGCTGACCGTGCCGCTGAATTTCGAGATGGCCGCAACAGACGAAATGCAGAAGATCGCCCTGCGCCACAAGCCGCACGCAGTCTGCATCGTTCCGGAGAAGCGCGAGGAGCGCACCACCGAAGGCGGGCTGGAAGTGGCGCGCGAGGAAAACCGCCTCGCCCATTTCATTGCGCCGCTGCGGGATGCAGGCTGCCGGGTGTCGATCTTCATCGCGGCGGACCGGAAACAAATCGACGCCGCCCATCGCATCGGGGCTGAGGTAATCGAGCTGCACACCGGGGCTTACTGCGACTACCACGCCGAAGGGCGGTTTGCGGACCGCGACCGTGAACTGGAGGCATTGCGGGATATGTCCGCCTATGCCCACTCGCTGGGGCTCGAGGTGCACGCGGGCCACGGGCTGACCTATGAAACGGTCCAGCCGGTTGCTGCCTTCCCGGAAGTGCACGAGCTGAACATCGGCCACTTCCTGATTGGTGAATCGATTTTCCGCGGCCTGACCCCCGCCGTGCAGGAAATGCGCCGCCTGATGAATGCCGCACGCAGCTGA